In Pseudomonadota bacterium, the DNA window ATCTCGCGTGTTTTGCCTTCATCGGGCTGTGCGCCACGCCGCGCATCCAGAATATCCATCACTTTCGGCGTCGTTTCGTCGAAACGACCTTTCCCGTCATAGACGCGCAGCAAATATTTTACCGCCGTCAGAGTATTATCCTGCGGCACTGCCCATGTAATTTCGCCAAAAGAACCATCAAAAGGCAGAACAGCCAGCGGCGGTTTATCTGTTGAGACACCTTCCTTGAAAATCCGCAATTCCGCTTTTTTGATAAAGGCGCGGTAATTTGTATAGGGAAGGAAAGAAACCGTCTCCCCTCTGACCGCGCCCTCCGGCCAGACCGTCACATTCAGAACAGGCTCAATCTCCAGCCCGTCAAAACGCAGCTGAATATCCGCTTTTTCAAGTGCGATATCCGTGCAACGCGTTACATCCGCGCTATTGGGAACATCTTCTCCCGGAGCCGTTTCGCCATCAATGGAAATACGGAACGGCAAATCACTATCCTGCGCAGGCGCATCTTTGCACACCCCCGCCTGCGGCACAGCATAAGCGGCTGTTTTATACCAGACGCGTAGCTCCGCGCGACGATCATCAGCCATGCAATCCTGATAATCCAGCTGCGCCTGTTCCGGCGTTTCCGCACCAGCCATATCCAGCTGACATTCCGTCGCCGCCGCACTGTCTCCCATCCCTGTGATGCGCACAGGCACATTCTGCCATGCCTCCAATTCACGCAGATAGGCGGCAACTTCTTTCGCACGGGCAACGGAGAGAGCATGGTTATCAGCATAATATTTGCGCGACTCTTTTGATAAAGGCTGTTTATCGGTATAGCCGACAATCTCGGCGCGCTCGATCTCTCGTCCCTGCAGCTCTGTAGCAAGATGTGTCAGCGAGGCTTTTCCCGCATCCGATAATTGATGCCGCCCCGATGCGAAATACGGCACATCAGCATTCCCCAATTTGGAAATCTCAGCCTTTTTGCGCCACAATACCAACACTTCATCCGCAGGACGGCGGTATTCCGTATCTGGTGGCACAGCGCGTTTCACAACCCGCGAGACCATCGCCGTTTTTCCCGGCTGATCCAGCGGCGGGCAAGTGTCGCAATCCTCCCCGATCGCCGGCGAATTCCCTGCCAGAAATGCGACGGCAACACCGGTCAGTAAAAGATATTTCGATGCGGCGCGGGAGAATATCATCATTTCTCTCCCGCCGAGGAGGTCACAAATTCCTCCTCCACTTGCAATTCATGGCAACAGCTGTGTTTCTTCCACAGTTTTTTCACCACGTCCGTCACGGCTTGCAAACGCTTGCGCGCCAGCTTTTCATCTTCCTGTTTTACGGTATAGGCCAGACGCAAGACAATCGGGCGGTCACGCATTTGTTCCAGAACTTGTTCCAACTGGCTGTGGAAATCCGGCTTTAAGTCGGTTTCGCCTGACAGGAAGGCATCATCGCGCATATCGACCCGCACGACCTTATGAATGGCGGCACCGAAATTGATCTTTGCCATCTTTCCGCGCGTCGCGCGGATAATGCGCGGGTTTTCCGTCGTGACGCGATAGCCTGTCGGCAGCGTGCGTTCATCCAGCTTCATAATGAAATTACTGCCGCGCTCTTCATCAGGAATAGCAGCACAGGCAACATGGAAACGCCCTTGCGCATCCGTTGTCACCAACAAACCGTTCACAGTTGCCAGACGCACGGCGGGAATGCCCGGCTCACCCTCATCCTGATAGCCGTTGGTGTTTTTATCATCAAAGACCTTTCCGATCAGATCGGCGCAATCAAAAACCGGATCAGGGACAACACGCACCGTTGCTGTTGCCACATTGGAAGCCGCATTGGCAAAACCCGGCGGCACCAGATTATTGATCGCCTCGACACGGTTCACATACTCACCCGGCTGCACACCCGCGCCGACGACAAGGATCATTTTAAATGTCCGCGTCGCCCCCGCCGCAATGGTCAAATTCGGCCAGGTCAGCGTTCTGTTCACAACGGTCGGCTCAGTCGCCACCCCATCCAGTGTCGCGCTTCCGGCTTTGTATTTAAAGCCCGGCGGAATGGTGTCGATAATGTTGATATTGGTCAAATTCGCCGCCAGAGTATTGCGCGCCGTAATCGTATAAGGCACAAGCTGGCCGATGCTGACATTGGTCATCGGCGTCGTTTTGGTCAAAACGATGGCACTGTCCAGCACCGGATCCAGCGGAATATGGTTGTTGACCAGATTGGCCGATGTCGCCGGATCAATGACAAAACTGAAATAATGCTGGGTCGTCGCCTGATCGGCAGGCGTAAAGGCAGCGGTTGTCGCCGGACAGGCCGCAGGGTTATGCGCGGGTGCAGCAAGCACCGGTGCCAGGGCACTCGTCTGCACTTGCGCAGGATCGGGCGGCGGCGGCGAGACTGTCAGCGTATTCGCACACACCGGAATAATCGCCGATGGCACCGGAATGTAAGCGCCGGGATAGCTTGAAATCGAAAGTGTATAGGTTCCCGCAGGCGCGGCAGGCGTTAACAGGAACTGGTACAAACCATCTGCGGCGGTCGTTACTGTTGCCGTGCCGCCGACAAGATGCACTGCCGGATTAAATCCGACAGGCCCCGCGATTGTCACATCTGCCCCCGCAACCGGTAAACGGGTAATGGAATCATAGACCACACCCGCCGGATCCAGCGGCAGACTTTGCTCGATAATATTATCACCTGCCAGCAATGACAGATTGCTTAATGTACCATCGCCACTGGACAGATCCGCACCCGCCGGATTTCCGGCATTGGTGCCGCCATTGCTGGTTGATGCCCCGGTATCACGCGTTCCGTTCGCGGGCACAATCCCCTGCTCATTCGGCAGGGCGCGTCCGTAAATCAAGCCTGTTGTCGGTTCACGGAACTGGATTTTATATCCTGCCCCCGGTGCGATACCGTTAAAGGCATAAGTGCCATCCGCCGCCGTTGTCGCTGTACTGACGATAATATTGTTGAACAGCAATTCAACCGTCCATCCCTGCACAAGCGGCTCACCTCCGTCAATCTGGCGGTCATGGTCATAATCGCGCCAAATCGTGCCGCTGATATCGGCCACATTGGCAATCGCCACCGTATCGGTATCGGTATTATTGCCGTCAAAACCGGGGGGCTCACCGCCGCCGGAGACAACTGCCGTATTTACCAGCAACTGCCCCGCCGTACCGCCCGCCACAGCAACACGCAAAGAAATCGGGTTACCGTTACCGCCTGCCGCAATCACGTCTGTGCTGGTACAAGTGACGGTCGTATCGCCGATTGCTCCGACACAAGCCCAGCCTGTTCCCGTCGCCGGTGCAGCAACTGTCATACCGACCGGCAGCGTATCAACAACAGTGACCGTACCGGAGGTTGCCACCGTTCCGACATTCGACGGTGTGATCGTAAATACACCGGTCGTCGACCCCTCACCAAAACTGGACGGCGCATGGGTTTTCAGAATTGTCAGATCAGGCGCCGCTCCCGGCACTTCGGCAAAATTATTACCGCCCGATACCGTATTCGCACCTGTTAAATCAAAACCCGCAATACGGCTGGTTGTTGCCGTCGGGTTGCTGGCAACGCCGCCGGTGCTGCCGGCCGTCACAATCCCGTTGGTTGTGCCTGTTGCCTGTGCAGGCTGATCCAGCGTATAGGTTCCCGGCGGCAATCCGGTAAAACCGTAATCCCCGTTTGCATCCGTCAGTGTCGTTGCGCTGACGGGATTGGTGTTGATATCCGTTCCTGTCAGATTGATCGTCTGGTTTGACAACCCATATTCCGTCCCATTCAAAACACCGTCATTATTGTAATCAAGAAAGACATTCCCCAGCGCGCTGCGTCCATTGATGATCTCCGCAAAATTATTATCGGCGGCTGTCGTGTTCGGCGGCAGGATAATCGTGGCAATCACGCTCGGCACCGTTGCGGGATTTGTCGGCGTCCCCGCCGTACCGCCATTGGGAACCGCACCTGCTGTCGTAATACCGTTTGATGTCCCCGCAGGCTGGTTCGGCTGGCGCACCGAATAAGTCGCGGGCTGCAGCCCCGTAAAGTTGTAAGCCCCTGTGGCGTCTGTCGTATCGGTTGTGATGACGGCATTGCCCGCATCCAGTAGCTCGATCAACTGTCCGGCAATCCCCGTATCACCACCATTCTGGATGCCGTTGTTATTGGCATCCTGAAAGACCGTTCCCGAAATAGCTGAGAGAACGATTTCCGCAAAATTATTTCCGGTCGAGCCGCTGACCTCGCCGCCCGCACCGTCATTATTCAGAATGATATTGATGATCTGACTGCTTGTTGCTGTCGGGTTCGAAGCCGTCCCTGCCGTTCCGGTACTGCCATTGACACTGCCGATCGCCCCTGCCGTTGTCGTGCCGTTACTGGTTCCCGCAGGCTGGGCATTTTGGCAGACGGAATAAGTGCCGCCCGCAAGGCCGGAGAACAGATAATTCCCCGCCGCATCCGTCAGTTGCGTATCCAGCAATGCGCCGCCGCAGGTTGCGCCGCTGCGTAGCTCCACCGCTTCGCCGGAAATCACCGCATCAGTGCCTGACTGGAACACACCATCGGGCGCGACATTATTGTCGCGGAACATTTTACCGGAAATAAAGCCCAGCGTACTGACTGATAAAACCGCATTCGCAGGCTGCTGGTTATTGCCCAGATTGGTCTGCAGACGCCCTGCCGGAATGTTGTTTGTATGATCGCCCGGCGTGTTTGCCGTGACATCAACGCTGATCGTACAGCCGCCTGCCGGAATAGATGCGCCATTCGCATAGCTGATTGTTGCCGCCCCTGCCGCTGCCGTGACAGCCCCCGGACAGGTTTTCACAACATTCGGCACAGGTGCGACCAACACCGCTCCCGGAGCCGTTGGCAAATTATCAGTAAAGATTGAGGTCAGAGTCAGCGGTACCGTATTATCATTACCAAGGAAGATCGTCATGGTCGAGACGCTGCCTTGCGGAATAACTGCCGGATCAAACTGTTTACTGACTGTCGGCGGCGTTGAAACCAGAAGCTGTGCACTGGTTGGTTCCTGATTACTGACGCCTTCAAAAGTCGTAACAGCACCTGCCGCCAGTGTATTGGTATAGCTGCCGGAAATATTGCTGAGGACATTCACGCTCACGGTACAGGAGCCGCTACCCGGAATTGTCGCTCCGCTCAAGCTGATGCTTGTTGCAGAGGCCGGTGCCGTGACCGTGCCGCCCGCACAGGTGGTCGAAGCTCCCGGTGTTGGCGCAACAACAAGACCTGCCGGGAGGTTATCCGTGAAGGATGCCGCCGTCAGCGCCGCCGCATTCGCATTCGCCAGATTGATCGTCAGCACTGCAGAAGCACCCGGCGCCCGCGATGCCGTGCCTGTCGTAAATCCGGCAGGATTGCCCGCATCCAGTGTAAAATTGGCAATCGCTTTATGGATGACCACCGGCGATTTGGCCCGCAGCGTATCATCGGTCGGGTCGGAGTTTGTTGCGGAGGCACCGCCAACCGTTGCCGAAACAGCCCCCGCCGGAATGGTGTTGAGAAAGTCGCCTTCCGTCGAGGCAACCACGTCAATTTCCCCGTAACAGGAGGCCGCCGTACCGCCGGACGCCGCCCCCAGATTTGCACCCGAGATTTGCACCTGCCCCGCCGCCGGAGACGATATCGTGCCGCCCGCACAAGTGGTAACGGGGTTCGGGCTGCTGGGTACCGTCACATTCGCAGGCAGATTATCCGTAACGGAAATTCCCGAAGCCGGTTGCGCCGTCGCATTGTATAATGTAATCCGCAGGCGCGACCGCTGCCCGACCGAGACCACATTCGGCGTAAATTGTTTGGTAATGCCGACATTGCTTTGAATCGTCAGACTGGTGGTCGCCTGCCCGCTATTGGTCAACCCTTGATCGGTCTGAATCGCATTGGCGGGAATAAAGTTTGTAATCCCGCCGACTGTGGTCGAGCTGACATTGACCGCAATCGTACAAGACGCATTTGCCAGCATGCTTGCCCCCGCAAGCGAAAGCGATGTCGCACCCGGTATTGCCGTCACCGTACCGCCGGTACAGGTTGTTGCTGCGGCAGGCGTCGGCGCGATAATCATGCCATTCGCCGCCGCGCCCATTGTACCGTCTGCGGTAAAGTAATCCGCTAGCGACAGCCCCGTCACATCCAGCGAGCCGTTCGTCACCGTAATCGTCAGACGGCTTATCTGCCCCGGGAAAGTCAAGGTACTGGGATTGGTCGTTTTCGCAACCGTCAGATTCGTCGGCGGATCAAAGACCAGCGTTCCCGTCACAGCCGTCTGGTTACTCACGCCGCCCGTTGCCGTCAGATTGCCGATGGGGATCGTGTTGATCCAGTTCGCCGCTCCGGTTGCCACAACATCAAACAGCAGATCACAACTGCCGCCGCCCGCCAAATTCGCCCCCGTCATCGTCAGGCTGCCGTCACCGGGATTACCCGTAATGACCGGACTGCCCGCACAGGTCGCATAAGCATTGGTCGGATTGGCTAGCACCATTCCCGCAGGCAGCGGATCCGTGACACTGACATTCGCCAAGGCGACCGCGCCGCTATTCGTCATACGCACCGTGACTGTCGATTTACCGCCGGAGGAAACGCTGGAAGGGCTGAATGTTTTGACTGCGCCAAGCGCCGAGGTGAAAGTAATATTCGCCGTATTCGAATTCAGCGGCCCGACCCCCGCAGTCGTTCCATCTGCATAAGTCTGCGTTCCCGCAAGCGTTGCCGTATTGCTGTAAATTCCGGCAGGCGCAATCACATCGACCTGCACCACGCAAGTTCCAGATGCGCCCGTACCGCCGCTTGCCCGCGCAGGAACCGTTGCACCGTTCATAGAAAATGACGTCGCATTCGGCGTTGCCGTCACCGTACCGCCAGCGCAGGTTGTTGCCGCATTCGCCGGTGTCGCCACACGCATCTGTCCGCCGCTGCCCGCCAATGGCAGGTTATCACTCAGCGAGACATTATTCATCGGATTTGCCGACAGATTCGACAGGGTGACCGTCAAGCGCGTAATGGCACCCTCCGAAAGCGGGCCGGCGGGCGAGAAAGCTTTCACGGCAGACAAGACCGCCGTATTGATTGTTCCTGATACGCTATTGGAGGAACCGCCGTTACAGGTCGCCCCCGCATTGTAACAGACTGACCCCGCCGCCAAGGTGTTGGAATAGG includes these proteins:
- a CDS encoding DUF11 domain-containing protein, producing the protein MIVQRRLKKFLACIILLCGILWSGTAYAALGASVTLVTGQPTDIYPGEITQLEITLSNNNTVAPVTAVAFSNSLPGTLPNGLSIAGAATYTCTDPSVPVVNPGAGTLTAVNGTQAISLSGGTIPARANNTDGTCTIIVPVTAGTSTGNAATYSYTIADGAVTGDDGAAVANSGNVSQSVNVRAFARPVISKSFSNNTLVLGGGSATLTITVSNSNPVALANFSVTDNFPSLGTPIIEVASPVVSNSSCTGGGTPATFTPVAGATSVTATGGTIAANSSCSITVAVVASHTNGVYDTGFQSNTIVGATDFSSDVGIVPNNASASVRTRSPLNVSKSFAHSAVSSGQDDSFSIVMSNTGTAPLTVTGFTDDPIDGIGNAGFGLKISGAVGVACTGTGTAGTYAATAGNTGITQTGNTTIAAGGSCTITAPFTATVQNPNTPITYTNSIAQGAVTTATAGVVSQNTSSSILVVDDLRVLKSRTPSSAAPGSPVSYTVTVQNWLASALNNLDINETLTNGQTFLTGTIGSLNFTPVLGGTGCVGLTVTGATGTTTPVFTIGTVPARADVNTPGSCTVTFWAMTDSGAANGSSYSNTLAAGSVCYNAGATCNGGSSNSVSGTINTAVLSAVKAFSPAGPLSEGAITRLTVTLSNLSANPMNNVSLSDNLPLAGSGGQMRVATPANAATTCAGGTVTATPNATSFSMNGATVPARASGGTGASGTCVVQVDVIAPAGIYSNTATLAGTQTYADGTTAGVGPLNSNTANITFTSALGAVKTFSPSSVSSGGKSTVTVRMTNSGAVALANVSVTDPLPAGMVLANPTNAYATCAGSPVITGNPGDGSLTMTGANLAGGGSCDLLFDVVATGAANWINTIPIGNLTATGGVSNQTAVTGTLVFDPPTNLTVAKTTNPSTLTFPGQISRLTITVTNGSLDVTGLSLADYFTADGTMGAAANGMIIAPTPAAATTCTGGTVTAIPGATSLSLAGASMLANASCTIAVNVSSTTVGGITNFIPANAIQTDQGLTNSGQATTSLTIQSNVGITKQFTPNVVSVGQRSRLRITLYNATAQPASGISVTDNLPANVTVPSSPNPVTTCAGGTISSPAAGQVQISGANLGAASGGTAASCYGEIDVVASTEGDFLNTIPAGAVSATVGGASATNSDPTDDTLRAKSPVVIHKAIANFTLDAGNPAGFTTGTASRAPGASAVLTINLANANAAALTAASFTDNLPAGLVVAPTPGASTTCAGGTVTAPASATSISLSGATIPGSGSCTVSVNVLSNISGSYTNTLAAGAVTTFEGVSNQEPTSAQLLVSTPPTVSKQFDPAVIPQGSVSTMTIFLGNDNTVPLTLTSIFTDNLPTAPGAVLVAPVPNVVKTCPGAVTAAAGAATISYANGASIPAGGCTISVDVTANTPGDHTNNIPAGRLQTNLGNNQQPANAVLSVSTLGFISGKMFRDNNVAPDGVFQSGTDAVISGEAVELRSGATCGGALLDTQLTDAAGNYLFSGLAGGTYSVCQNAQPAGTSNGTTTAGAIGSVNGSTGTAGTASNPTATSSQIINIILNNDGAGGEVSGSTGNNFAEIVLSAISGTVFQDANNNGIQNGGDTGIAGQLIELLDAGNAVITTDTTDATGAYNFTGLQPATYSVRQPNQPAGTSNGITTAGAVPNGGTAGTPTNPATVPSVIATIILPPNTTAADNNFAEIINGRSALGNVFLDYNNDGVLNGTEYGLSNQTINLTGTDINTNPVSATTLTDANGDYGFTGLPPGTYTLDQPAQATGTTNGIVTAGSTGGVASNPTATTSRIAGFDLTGANTVSGGNNFAEVPGAAPDLTILKTHAPSSFGEGSTTGVFTITPSNVGTVATSGTVTVVDTLPVGMTVAAPATGTGWACVGAIGDTTVTCTSTDVIAAGGNGNPISLRVAVAGGTAGQLLVNTAVVSGGGEPPGFDGNNTDTDTVAIANVADISGTIWRDYDHDRQIDGGEPLVQGWTVELLFNNIIVSTATTAADGTYAFNGIAPGAGYKIQFREPTTGLIYGRALPNEQGIVPANGTRDTGASTSNGGTNAGNPAGADLSSGDGTLSNLSLLAGDNIIEQSLPLDPAGVVYDSITRLPVAGADVTIAGPVGFNPAVHLVGGTATVTTAADGLYQFLLTPAAPAGTYTLSISSYPGAYIPVPSAIIPVCANTLTVSPPPPDPAQVQTSALAPVLAAPAHNPAACPATTAAFTPADQATTQHYFSFVIDPATSANLVNNHIPLDPVLDSAIVLTKTTPMTNVSIGQLVPYTITARNTLAANLTNINIIDTIPPGFKYKAGSATLDGVATEPTVVNRTLTWPNLTIAAGATRTFKMILVVGAGVQPGEYVNRVEAINNLVPPGFANAASNVATATVRVVPDPVFDCADLIGKVFDDKNTNGYQDEGEPGIPAVRLATVNGLLVTTDAQGRFHVACAAIPDEERGSNFIMKLDERTLPTGYRVTTENPRIIRATRGKMAKINFGAAIHKVVRVDMRDDAFLSGETDLKPDFHSQLEQVLEQMRDRPIVLRLAYTVKQEDEKLARKRLQAVTDVVKKLWKKHSCCHELQVEEEFVTSSAGEK